The Oscillospiraceae bacterium genome contains the following window.
GTGGCCTTTTCCTCGTAAGTCACCTTCGGAATTTTCAATTTGTCGATGTCCTCGGGGTTGGCGAGTTGGTCGACATATTCGTGCGATTTGATGTTGTTCCCGTCTTCGGTCTCGATGGTCTCTTCGACTACGGGCAGCCAGCCTCTCTCGCCGCCGACAATCTTTTCGACGGGGATATAGGGCGGAACGATCATGTCGCAGGGGTAGTGACGCCATTTATATAACATCCGGCGCATGTGCAGCTCGGCTCTGCGAAAATCGGGATCGGTGCAATACAAAGTCAATTCGCCGTCGGTGTTCAGTTCGCACCACGGCTCTTCGTTAATCAAAACGATCGGGCGGATCATCCGAAGACCGTTGACCGCGCGGTGGAGTTTGGCATTTTCGGCGTTGCGCGGATGGCCTGCGGCCTCGGCGTATTCATTGGCAAGGGTTCTTAAAATCTCTCTGTCGGTGGGCATGGCGGTTCCCCTTTCGGTATTGGTTCGTGTAAATTCATTATAACCGAAAAGCCGAATTGATACAAGGTGCTGTGATTGTCTATTGACAGATTGCAAAAATGAATTATGATTTATTTATATCGGGATTTATCCTGCTGCGGGAGGATGGGCATTTTGAAGCTTGAGAGCGCAGGAACGCTGTTAAAAGATATAAAAGGGGATTTGCTCGCCTTTTTCAAATGGACCGCGCTCGCCGTTTTATCCGGTGCGGGAATCGGATTGGCGGGCGTCGGGCTTTTATTTTGCGTTCAGAAAGCCACGGAACTGCGTCTTCAAAATTCGTGGCTTGTGTGGCTTTTGCCGGCAGCGGGCGTTCTGACGGTGTTTATATACCGCGTCTGCGGCGTGACCCGCCCGCATGGGACGAATTTAGTGCTTTCGGCGGTGCGTTCCCCCGATCCGGTACCGCTTCGAATGGCACCCTTAATTTTTGTCGGGACCACGATCACCCATCTGTTCGGCGGCTCTGCGGGCAGAGAAGGCGCGGCGCTCCAGATCGGGGGTAGTTTGGGCTTTCAGACGGGCCGTCTGTTCCGACTGGATGAAAAGGATCTGCACATTATGACGATGTGCGGCATGAGCGCAGCTTTTTCCGCGCTGTTTGGAACGCCTGCGGCGGCTGTGGTGTTTGCGATGGAGGTCGTCAGCGTCGGGGTCATGTATTATGCCGCGCTGGTGCCCTGCACGATCGCTTCGTTGATTGCGGTTTCAATCGCGCGAGTGCTCGGATTTTCCCGGCCGGTTTATTCCGTCGCTTTTCCGGTGTTGCATTCGATTCCCGCTGGATTACGAACAGTCGCACTGGCGGCGCTTTGCGCTGGGCTGAGCGCACTTTTTTGCTTTGTTTTGAAGGGGACAGGCCGTTTATATGAGAAATATTTAAAAAACGGTTATCTGATTGCGGCTGTTGGCGGCATTTTAATTGTGGCACTGACGTTGATTTTCAATACCCGTGACTATCTCGGCATCGGTGAGAAAATCATCGACGCGGCACTCGGCGGTCAGGCGCGCCCGGAGGCCTTTGTGCTCAAAATGGTCTTCACGGCGCTGACGCTCGGCGCGGGCTTCAAGGGCGGCGAGATCGTGCCCTCCTTTTTTGTGGGCGCGACGTTCGGCTGCACGGCGGGCGGGCTGTTGGGTCTCGATCCGGCGGTGGGCGGGGCGTTCGGCATGATTGCAGTTT
Protein-coding sequences here:
- a CDS encoding chloride channel protein, with product MGILKLESAGTLLKDIKGDLLAFFKWTALAVLSGAGIGLAGVGLLFCVQKATELRLQNSWLVWLLPAAGVLTVFIYRVCGVTRPHGTNLVLSAVRSPDPVPLRMAPLIFVGTTITHLFGGSAGREGAALQIGGSLGFQTGRLFRLDEKDLHIMTMCGMSAAFSALFGTPAAAVVFAMEVVSVGVMYYAALVPCTIASLIAVSIARVLGFSRPVYSVAFPVLHSIPAGLRTVALAALCAGLSALFCFVLKGTGRLYEKYLKNGYLIAAVGGILIVALTLIFNTRDYLGIGEKIIDAALGGQARPEAFVLKMVFTALTLGAGFKGGEIVPSFFVGATFGCTAGGLLGLDPAVGGAFGMIAVFAGVTNCPLTAFIIGIELFGTQGLPFYLLAAAVSYMLSGYTGLYGSQQILYSKTRAE